Proteins encoded within one genomic window of Microbacterium sp. zg-B185:
- a CDS encoding YihY/virulence factor BrkB family protein, with protein MSTDTSAKAARDKGAPDPEHPAKPDSPADLQKRSWKYVFGKTIREFSSDECPDIAAALTYYSVLSLFPGLVAIFSLLGVFGQGGAASDAILEIVGQVVPADTADAIRGPIEQLASSPAAGVALISGVVLAIWSASGYIGAFSRAMNRIYEIEEGRPFWKLKPAQLLVTVVGIVLILVAVIILVISGPVTEAVGGALGIGDVAQTIWSIAKWPVLAFIVVLMVAILYYATPNAKQPKFRWMSLGALLAILVLVLATVAFGFYIANFSNYDRTYGSLAGIIVFLLWLWIANLALLFGAEFDAEMERGRQLQAGIAAEEEIQLPPRDTRKSDKVAAKEEKDVAEGRRIREQHEPGAGDQSDADDRTPSSGPR; from the coding sequence ATGAGCACAGACACCTCCGCGAAAGCCGCCCGTGACAAGGGTGCGCCGGACCCGGAACACCCCGCCAAGCCGGATTCGCCCGCAGACCTGCAGAAGCGCTCTTGGAAGTACGTCTTCGGCAAGACGATCCGTGAGTTCTCATCGGATGAGTGCCCCGACATCGCCGCGGCGCTCACCTACTATTCGGTCCTGTCCCTGTTCCCCGGCCTGGTCGCCATCTTCTCCCTGCTCGGTGTGTTCGGGCAGGGTGGGGCGGCCAGCGACGCCATCCTCGAGATCGTCGGGCAGGTGGTCCCCGCCGACACGGCGGACGCGATCCGCGGTCCGATCGAACAGCTGGCAAGCTCCCCGGCTGCCGGCGTCGCCTTGATCAGCGGCGTGGTTCTGGCCATCTGGTCCGCCTCCGGCTACATCGGAGCCTTCAGCCGGGCCATGAACCGCATCTATGAGATCGAGGAGGGCCGTCCGTTCTGGAAGCTGAAGCCGGCTCAGCTGCTGGTGACGGTGGTCGGGATCGTCCTGATTCTGGTGGCGGTGATCATCCTCGTGATTTCCGGTCCGGTCACCGAGGCGGTCGGCGGGGCGCTCGGCATCGGTGACGTGGCACAGACCATCTGGTCCATTGCGAAGTGGCCGGTGCTCGCCTTCATCGTCGTCCTGATGGTCGCGATCCTCTACTACGCGACGCCCAATGCCAAGCAGCCGAAGTTCCGGTGGATGAGCCTCGGGGCGCTGCTGGCGATCCTGGTGCTGGTGCTCGCGACCGTGGCCTTCGGCTTCTACATCGCCAACTTCTCCAATTACGACCGCACGTACGGCTCCCTGGCCGGCATCATCGTGTTCCTCCTTTGGCTGTGGATCGCGAACCTGGCTCTGCTGTTCGGCGCGGAGTTCGATGCCGAGATGGAGCGCGGGCGTCAGCTGCAGGCGGGAATCGCGGCCGAGGAGGAGATCCAGCTGCCGCCGCGAGACACGCGCAAGAGCGACAAGGTTGCAGCGAAGGAGGAGAAGGATGTCGCGGAGGGACGGCGTATCCGTGAACAGCACGAGCCCGGTGCCGGCGACCAGAGCGACGCAGATGACCGAACACCCTCGAGCGGACCGCGGTGA
- a CDS encoding NADPH-dependent FMN reductase: MSYRVGYFVGSLSSTSINRILSRALIRLSPDDLEFTELPIRDLPLYSQDYDADYPPVARQLKQAIAATQAVLFVTPEYNRSIPGGLKNAIDWASRPWGENSFDHIPAAVIGASVGSIGTAVAQQSLRGVLSFCNARQMTAPEAYIQFSPEVFSEDGSVSDPDTEQFLHSFMADFREHIQRVLTVLPR, encoded by the coding sequence ATGTCCTACCGAGTCGGCTACTTCGTCGGGAGCCTGTCCTCCACCTCGATCAATCGAATCCTCTCCAGAGCGCTCATCCGCTTGTCGCCCGATGATCTGGAGTTCACCGAGCTCCCGATCCGTGACCTGCCGCTCTACAGCCAGGACTACGACGCGGACTATCCGCCCGTCGCGAGGCAGCTCAAGCAGGCGATCGCCGCCACCCAGGCCGTGCTGTTCGTCACACCCGAATACAACCGCTCCATTCCGGGGGGACTGAAGAACGCGATCGACTGGGCGTCCCGCCCCTGGGGGGAGAACTCCTTCGATCACATTCCCGCCGCCGTGATCGGGGCATCGGTCGGGTCGATCGGAACGGCCGTCGCGCAGCAGAGCCTTCGTGGGGTCCTCAGCTTCTGCAACGCCCGCCAGATGACCGCACCCGAGGCGTACATCCAGTTCTCCCCCGAGGTCTTCAGCGAGGACGGCTCGGTGTCCGACCCGGACACGGAGCAGTTCCTGCACAGCTTCATGGCTGACTTCCGCGAGCACATCCAGCGGGTTCTGACAGTGCTGCCGCGATAG
- a CDS encoding cytochrome c oxidase assembly protein gives MHHGSSASLNPDLLLAVPIVLAAAMYLGGAWIQWQRARPWPWWRTAAWLAGVLAAAAGFVGPLAAAAHDDFVAHMGVHLLVGMVAPLLLVIAAPVTLALRSLHVTPARRLVRLLSSRPARVACALPLAAVLNIGGMWVLYTTDLAALIHQNPLAQVAMSAHFLLAGYLFTAAVIPMDPAPHRAAYPVRAGVLMLFLAAHSILAKVIYADPPSGVDAAVAQSAAQLMYYAGGVVDAVMLTVLCALWYRDTGRRLDRAARGPWGRFRSDYRRTAPESSPS, from the coding sequence ATGCACCACGGCTCCAGCGCGTCGCTGAATCCCGATCTGCTCCTGGCCGTCCCCATCGTTCTGGCCGCGGCGATGTACCTCGGTGGAGCGTGGATCCAGTGGCAGCGGGCTCGACCATGGCCATGGTGGCGCACGGCAGCCTGGCTGGCGGGCGTGCTTGCCGCGGCCGCCGGATTCGTCGGTCCGCTCGCGGCCGCCGCGCACGACGACTTCGTCGCACACATGGGCGTGCATCTGCTGGTCGGTATGGTCGCGCCTCTGCTTCTGGTCATCGCGGCGCCGGTGACGCTCGCCCTGCGGTCGCTGCATGTCACACCCGCCCGCCGGCTCGTGCGCCTGCTGTCCAGCCGGCCGGCGCGGGTCGCGTGCGCACTCCCGCTCGCGGCCGTCCTGAACATCGGGGGCATGTGGGTGCTGTACACGACGGACCTCGCTGCGCTGATTCATCAGAACCCGCTCGCCCAGGTGGCGATGTCGGCGCATTTCCTGCTGGCCGGATACCTCTTCACCGCTGCGGTGATCCCGATGGATCCCGCGCCCCATCGCGCCGCCTACCCGGTGCGCGCCGGGGTGCTGATGCTCTTCCTCGCAGCCCACAGCATCCTGGCGAAGGTGATCTACGCCGATCCGCCCTCCGGCGTCGACGCTGCGGTCGCGCAATCCGCCGCGCAGCTGATGTACTACGCGGGCGGCGTCGTGGACGCCGTGATGCTCACCGTTCTCTGTGCGCTCTGGTACCGCGACACCGGGCGTCGACTCGATCGTGCCGCGAGAGGGCCGTGGGGGCGGTTCCGCAGCGACTACCGCCGAACCGCCCCGGAGTCAAGCCCGTCGTGA
- a CDS encoding DUF2243 domain-containing protein has protein sequence MSIPGNAGSSAGDAAAVRDRARAAMSGRNLISGILFGVGLVAFVDEAVFHQILHWHHFYDRGTPALGLVSDGLFHALSWGATIGGLFLLADLRRRDAFRQARWWGGVLLGAGGFQLYDGIVQHKLFGLHQIRYVPDLLLYDMVWNVIAALLVVAGIVVTVRTRPRAGRVE, from the coding sequence TTGTCCATCCCTGGAAACGCCGGTTCGAGTGCGGGCGACGCCGCAGCAGTCCGGGATCGGGCGCGCGCGGCGATGTCCGGCCGCAACCTGATCTCCGGCATCTTGTTCGGTGTGGGCCTGGTCGCGTTCGTCGATGAGGCGGTCTTCCACCAGATTCTGCACTGGCATCACTTCTACGATCGCGGGACGCCCGCTCTCGGTCTGGTCTCGGACGGGCTCTTCCACGCCCTGAGCTGGGGCGCGACGATCGGCGGCCTGTTCCTGCTCGCGGACCTGCGCCGGCGCGATGCATTCCGGCAGGCACGGTGGTGGGGCGGGGTGCTCCTGGGCGCCGGGGGATTCCAGCTGTACGACGGCATCGTTCAGCACAAGCTCTTCGGACTGCATCAGATCCGGTACGTTCCCGATCTTCTGCTCTACGACATGGTCTGGAACGTCATTGCGGCGCTGCTCGTGGTCGCCGGCATCGTGGTGACCGTGCGCACCCGACCGCGCGCCGGACGGGTGGAGTGA
- a CDS encoding DUF2231 domain-containing protein, whose amino-acid sequence MDPNTRTQTKHPRTAVAGPYGHPFHPILVTIGVGVSGWLGGKLAYTYGVRVAEEKTQAEGLR is encoded by the coding sequence ATGGACCCGAACACACGCACACAGACCAAGCACCCGCGGACGGCAGTGGCCGGGCCGTACGGCCACCCGTTCCATCCCATCCTGGTGACGATCGGGGTGGGAGTGTCCGGGTGGCTGGGCGGCAAGCTCGCCTACACGTACGGCGTTCGGGTCGCTGAGGAGAAGACCCAGGCCGAAGGACTCCGCTGA
- a CDS encoding zinc-dependent alcohol dehydrogenase produces the protein MKAMVYRGPYKMRVEEKPDPRLEHPNDAIVRVELASICGSDLHLYHGMMPDTRIGHTFGHEFIGTIEEVGSSVQNVNVGDRVMVPFNIYCGSCFFCARGLYSNCHNVNPNATAVGGIYGYSHTSGGYDGGQAERVRVPFADVGPSVIPEGISDENALLLTDAFSTGYFGAQLADIVEGDTAVVFGAGPVGLAAARSCWLMGAGRVIVVDYLDYRLEKAKSFAFAETVNFGQVGDIVRHLKRATDGLGADVAIDAVGAEADGHVIQHVTSAKLKLQGGSPVALNWAIDSVRKGGTVSVMGAYGPLFSAVKFGDAMNKGLTIRTNQAPVKRQWPRLWEHIRNGIITPSDLITHRIPLDEIAEGYHVFSSKLDDCIKTVVTPN, from the coding sequence ATGAAGGCGATGGTCTACCGCGGTCCGTACAAGATGCGCGTCGAGGAGAAGCCCGACCCGAGGCTGGAGCACCCGAACGACGCGATCGTCCGAGTCGAGCTGGCCTCGATCTGCGGTTCCGATCTGCACCTGTACCACGGCATGATGCCGGACACGCGGATCGGCCATACCTTCGGTCACGAGTTCATCGGGACCATCGAAGAGGTCGGCTCCTCCGTGCAGAACGTCAACGTCGGGGACCGCGTGATGGTCCCCTTCAATATCTATTGCGGCTCGTGCTTCTTCTGCGCTCGCGGCCTGTATTCCAACTGCCACAACGTCAACCCGAACGCGACCGCCGTCGGCGGCATCTACGGGTACTCGCACACGAGCGGCGGCTACGACGGCGGCCAAGCGGAGCGCGTCCGGGTTCCGTTCGCGGACGTCGGCCCCTCCGTCATCCCGGAGGGGATCAGCGACGAGAACGCCCTCCTGCTGACGGATGCCTTCTCCACCGGCTACTTCGGGGCCCAGCTGGCGGACATCGTCGAGGGTGACACCGCGGTGGTCTTCGGGGCGGGGCCGGTCGGTCTTGCAGCCGCGCGGTCCTGCTGGCTCATGGGCGCCGGCCGCGTCATCGTCGTGGACTACCTGGACTACCGGCTCGAGAAGGCGAAGTCCTTCGCGTTCGCCGAGACGGTCAACTTCGGGCAGGTGGGCGACATCGTTCGCCACCTCAAGCGCGCCACCGATGGCCTCGGCGCTGACGTCGCGATCGATGCGGTCGGTGCCGAAGCCGACGGCCACGTCATCCAGCATGTGACCTCGGCGAAACTGAAGTTGCAGGGGGGTTCCCCGGTTGCTCTGAACTGGGCGATCGACTCGGTCCGCAAAGGGGGGACCGTCTCGGTGATGGGCGCGTACGGACCCCTGTTCAGCGCCGTGAAATTCGGTGACGCGATGAACAAGGGCCTCACCATCCGGACGAATCAGGCTCCCGTGAAGCGACAGTGGCCGCGGCTCTGGGAGCACATCCGCAACGGCATCATCACGCCGAGCGACCTGATCACGCACCGCATCCCGCTGGACGAGATCGCCGAGGGCTATCACGTCTTCTCGTCGAAGCTCGATGACTGCATCAAGACGGTCGTCACGCCGAACTGA
- a CDS encoding SDR family NAD(P)-dependent oxidoreductase translates to MSEKESVHGKTIVITGASSGIGRGAAVRLSDLGANVVVAARRGQVLEQLAGEIAERGGIAVPVATDVSAAPDIARLTATAVDRFGRIDVWVNNVGIGALGPFWDVPVEAHARVIDVNVNGLLYGAHAALRRFLAQGSGVLINVGSVESELPLAYLSSYAASKAAVLSLSRTLNEELRLAGVSETIKVGTIMPWAVDTPWWDHAANYTGHAPRMAAMDDPGIVVDAIVAACTDPKEEHPVGGKARVANISHRIFPDLTERLSAKTVDAERQRGFPRPHTQGSIFAPTEAGTAVEGGVRDRMKREDAARARTRS, encoded by the coding sequence ATGAGCGAGAAGGAAAGCGTGCACGGCAAGACGATCGTGATCACCGGTGCCTCCAGCGGCATCGGCCGGGGAGCCGCCGTCCGCCTGAGCGACCTCGGCGCCAACGTGGTGGTGGCGGCTCGTCGCGGCCAGGTCCTGGAGCAGCTGGCCGGCGAGATCGCGGAGCGCGGAGGGATCGCCGTCCCGGTGGCCACGGATGTGAGCGCCGCTCCAGACATCGCACGGCTGACCGCCACCGCGGTCGACCGCTTCGGGCGGATCGACGTCTGGGTGAACAACGTCGGGATCGGAGCGCTCGGACCGTTCTGGGACGTGCCCGTGGAAGCCCACGCTCGCGTGATCGACGTGAACGTCAACGGCCTCCTCTATGGGGCACACGCGGCGCTGCGCCGGTTCCTGGCACAGGGCAGCGGCGTCCTGATAAACGTCGGGTCTGTGGAGAGCGAACTCCCGCTGGCCTACCTGTCCTCTTACGCGGCGTCCAAAGCCGCGGTGCTCAGCTTGAGCAGGACTCTGAACGAGGAGCTCCGCCTGGCCGGAGTCTCCGAGACCATCAAAGTCGGCACCATCATGCCCTGGGCCGTGGACACGCCCTGGTGGGACCACGCTGCCAACTACACCGGACATGCGCCTCGGATGGCGGCGATGGACGACCCCGGTATTGTCGTCGACGCGATCGTGGCAGCCTGTACCGATCCCAAGGAGGAACACCCGGTGGGAGGGAAAGCCCGCGTCGCGAACATCTCGCACCGGATCTTCCCCGACCTCACGGAACGGCTGTCCGCGAAGACCGTCGACGCCGAGCGGCAGCGCGGCTTTCCGCGGCCGCACACTCAGGGCTCGATCTTCGCGCCCACCGAGGCGGGCACGGCGGTCGAAGGCGGTGTGCGCGACCGGATGAAGCGCGAGGACGCCGCACGCGCCAGGACCCGGTCATGA
- a CDS encoding MBL fold metallo-hydrolase has translation MSRVEVVADGVYRLEKAAVNCYLIVADDGIVLVDGGLPGSWSRLTAALRNVGATPFDISAVVLTHGHFDHVGMCDRLSWENRVASHIHPDDQDLARHPYRYAHENARARSPVQHPAAIPILARMTAAGALWVKGIKAKSDVVPGSRLDLPGGLTPIWSPGHTAGHCAYFMADRGILFSGDALVTYDPYTAGTGPRIVAGAATADSAVALTTLDELAATGAGLVLTGHGEPFTDGIRVAAAHARAVGPS, from the coding sequence ATGAGCCGCGTCGAGGTCGTCGCGGACGGCGTCTACCGGCTCGAGAAGGCTGCCGTCAACTGCTACCTCATCGTCGCCGACGACGGGATCGTGCTCGTCGACGGTGGACTGCCGGGCAGCTGGTCACGCCTGACCGCTGCCTTGAGGAACGTCGGGGCGACACCGTTCGACATCTCGGCGGTGGTGCTCACGCACGGCCATTTCGATCATGTCGGCATGTGCGACCGCTTGAGCTGGGAGAACAGGGTCGCCTCGCACATCCACCCGGACGACCAGGACCTGGCACGGCATCCCTACCGGTACGCGCATGAGAATGCCCGTGCCCGGTCTCCCGTGCAGCACCCCGCAGCGATCCCAATCCTCGCCCGGATGACGGCCGCCGGGGCGCTCTGGGTCAAGGGCATCAAGGCGAAAAGCGATGTGGTCCCCGGCAGCCGCCTGGACCTGCCCGGGGGTTTGACGCCCATCTGGTCGCCGGGCCACACGGCCGGCCACTGTGCGTACTTCATGGCGGACCGGGGCATCCTGTTCAGCGGTGACGCACTCGTCACGTACGACCCGTACACCGCCGGCACCGGACCGCGGATCGTCGCCGGTGCGGCGACCGCCGACAGCGCCGTGGCACTCACGACGCTCGACGAGCTGGCCGCGACCGGTGCGGGTCTGGTTCTGACCGGACACGGGGAGCCCTTCACCGACGGCATCCGGGTCGCCGCCGCTCACGCCCGCGCCGTCGGACCCTCATGA
- a CDS encoding MsnO8 family LLM class oxidoreductase, producing the protein MTTAPAPALSVLDLVPVRTGQTSAQAVSASLNLVSRADELGYRRYWFAEHHNMPAVASTTPPVLIAAAASRSARIRVGSGGVMLPNHSPLVVAEQFAALEALAPGRIDLGIGRAPGSDPVITQLLRMSGTTSDVERFPDHIRDIISLVSPDGATVRFASGGEYGIHATPRAEGAPEVWLLGSSDYSAQLAASTGLPYVFANHFSGEGLERALDLYRSGYQPTETHPEPRTFLTINAVAAADAEEAEARALPQLRMMARLRTGKPLTALETVEQARAALTVEADAQAESIMAAARRRWLVGTGPDVRAQVAEFAAMYGVDEVMISPVGGAFDGEPMDAATGRAQTLELLAA; encoded by the coding sequence ATGACCACCGCACCCGCACCCGCCCTCTCCGTCCTCGACCTCGTGCCCGTACGCACCGGCCAGACCAGTGCTCAGGCGGTGAGCGCGTCGCTGAACCTCGTCTCGCGAGCCGACGAGCTCGGCTACCGTCGCTACTGGTTCGCCGAGCACCACAACATGCCCGCGGTCGCGTCGACCACCCCGCCGGTCCTGATCGCGGCGGCAGCGTCCCGCAGCGCGCGCATCCGGGTGGGGTCGGGCGGCGTGATGCTGCCGAATCACTCCCCGCTCGTGGTCGCCGAGCAGTTCGCGGCACTGGAAGCGCTGGCACCGGGTCGCATCGACCTCGGCATCGGGCGGGCACCGGGCAGCGACCCGGTGATCACCCAGCTTCTGCGGATGTCGGGCACGACCTCCGACGTGGAACGCTTCCCCGATCACATCCGCGACATCATCTCTCTGGTCTCGCCCGACGGCGCCACCGTCCGGTTCGCCAGCGGCGGCGAGTACGGCATCCACGCGACCCCCCGCGCGGAGGGCGCGCCGGAGGTGTGGCTGCTGGGCTCGAGCGATTACTCGGCTCAGCTGGCGGCATCCACCGGCCTGCCGTACGTGTTCGCGAACCACTTCTCGGGTGAGGGGCTCGAGCGCGCGCTCGACCTGTACCGCAGCGGCTACCAGCCCACCGAGACCCACCCGGAGCCGCGGACCTTCCTGACGATCAACGCGGTGGCCGCGGCCGATGCCGAGGAGGCCGAAGCGCGGGCGCTGCCGCAGCTGCGCATGATGGCGCGTCTGCGCACCGGCAAGCCGCTGACCGCGCTCGAGACGGTCGAGCAGGCCCGCGCCGCCCTCACCGTCGAGGCGGACGCCCAGGCCGAGTCGATCATGGCCGCCGCCCGCCGGCGCTGGCTGGTCGGCACCGGACCGGACGTGCGTGCCCAGGTCGCGGAGTTCGCCGCCATGTACGGCGTGGACGAGGTCATGATCTCGCCGGTGGGCGGCGCCTTCGACGGTGAGCCGATGGATGCCGCGACCGGTCGGGCTCAGACCCTGGAGCTGCTCGCGGCCTGA
- the pheA gene encoding prephenate dehydratase, whose translation MTTDPDAPARRTYSYLGPAGTFTEAALAQVPEARNQHWRSVRNVGEALADVVEGRSDAAMIAIENSVDGGVSTAQDALATMPGLRIVGEYLVPVDFVLVARPGTALKDVSLIAAHPVAYAQCLQWLTRTLPAHAHVPASSNVASAMGLLDGTSDADAAIAPPGILEHHDLTLLARNLGDNPNAVTRFVLVARTVAPPAPTGADKTSLIAELPDDHPGALLEMLEQFATRGINLSLLASRPIGDALGRYRFVIDADGHIEDERMADALLGLRRFSPKVIFLGSYPRADRAIVRYPDRYSDDVFVEARDWLRGLLSGEPEA comes from the coding sequence GTGACCACCGACCCCGACGCCCCGGCCCGCCGCACCTACAGCTACCTGGGTCCTGCGGGGACGTTCACGGAGGCCGCGCTGGCCCAGGTGCCCGAAGCGCGCAACCAGCACTGGCGCTCGGTGCGCAACGTGGGCGAGGCTCTCGCGGATGTGGTGGAGGGTCGCTCGGACGCGGCGATGATCGCGATCGAGAATTCCGTGGACGGCGGTGTCTCCACGGCCCAGGACGCGCTCGCGACCATGCCGGGGCTGCGGATCGTGGGGGAGTACCTCGTCCCGGTCGACTTCGTCCTGGTGGCCCGGCCGGGCACCGCGCTCAAAGACGTGTCGCTGATCGCCGCCCACCCGGTCGCATACGCGCAGTGCCTGCAGTGGCTGACGCGGACGCTTCCCGCGCACGCGCACGTCCCGGCATCCAGCAATGTCGCCAGCGCCATGGGACTGCTCGACGGGACCAGCGACGCGGATGCCGCGATCGCACCCCCTGGGATCCTCGAGCATCACGACCTGACGCTGCTGGCCCGCAACCTCGGCGACAATCCGAACGCCGTGACCCGGTTCGTGCTGGTCGCCCGCACCGTCGCGCCGCCCGCGCCGACCGGCGCCGACAAGACCTCGCTGATCGCCGAGCTGCCCGATGATCACCCGGGCGCCCTGCTGGAGATGCTCGAGCAGTTCGCCACGCGCGGCATCAACCTCTCGCTGCTGGCGTCCCGTCCGATCGGCGATGCGCTCGGCCGCTACCGCTTCGTGATCGACGCTGATGGGCACATCGAGGACGAGCGGATGGCGGATGCTCTGCTCGGACTGCGCCGCTTCAGCCCCAAGGTCATCTTCCTGGGTTCGTATCCGCGGGCGGATCGGGCGATCGTGCGCTACCCCGACCGGTACTCCGACGATGTCTTCGTCGAAGCCCGCGACTGGCTGCGGGGGCTGCTGAGCGGCGAACCCGAGGCCTAG
- the pgm gene encoding phosphoglucomutase (alpha-D-glucose-1,6-bisphosphate-dependent) encodes MSTRAGLPAEASDLIDIDELIAAYYDRKPDAAIPEQRVAFGTSGHRGSSLSTSFNEDHILATTQAIVDYRNGQGIAGPLFLGRDTHGLSLPAERSAIEVLVANGVDVRVDSRDSWVPTPAISHAILAYNRGRALDDPGRSDGIVVTPSHNPPRDGGFKYNPPNGGPADTDATGWIADRANELIAAGLDGVRRTPFKDLDADALGEYDFRDQYVRDLENIIDVAAIRRAGVRIGADPLGGASVDYWALIGEHYGLDLTVVNPDVDPTWRFMTLDWDEKIRMDPSSPSAMASLVAKRNDYDILTGNDADSDRHGIVTPDAGLMNPNHYLAVAIDYLYSHRPNWPTDAAVGKTLVSSMIIDRVADSLGRKLLEVPVGFKWFVPGLLDGSVAFGGEESAGASFLRTDGTVWTTDKDGILLCLLAAEILAVTGKTPSQRYAELEAQFGSSAYQRVDAPATPAQKAQLAKLSPDTITATELAGEPITAKLSHAPGNGAPIGGLKVVTEHAWFAARPSGTEDVYKLYAESLRGEAHLREVQEEARAVVAAALA; translated from the coding sequence ATGAGTACGCGCGCAGGACTTCCGGCCGAAGCATCCGACCTCATCGACATCGACGAACTGATCGCCGCCTACTACGACAGAAAGCCGGATGCCGCCATCCCCGAGCAGCGCGTCGCGTTCGGGACGAGCGGCCACCGAGGTTCCTCGCTGAGCACGAGCTTCAACGAGGATCACATCCTCGCCACCACCCAGGCGATCGTGGACTACCGCAACGGACAGGGCATCGCCGGGCCGCTGTTCCTCGGCCGCGACACGCACGGGCTGTCGCTGCCGGCCGAGCGCAGCGCGATCGAAGTGCTCGTGGCCAACGGTGTGGATGTGCGGGTCGACTCGCGCGACTCGTGGGTTCCGACCCCGGCTATCAGTCACGCGATTCTCGCCTACAACCGCGGGCGCGCGCTGGATGACCCGGGCCGTTCGGACGGCATCGTGGTGACCCCTTCGCACAACCCGCCGCGCGACGGCGGCTTCAAGTACAACCCGCCGAACGGCGGGCCGGCCGACACCGATGCCACCGGGTGGATCGCCGACCGCGCGAACGAGCTCATCGCGGCGGGCCTGGACGGCGTCCGCCGCACGCCCTTCAAGGACCTGGACGCCGACGCGCTGGGCGAGTACGACTTCCGCGATCAGTATGTCCGCGATCTGGAGAACATCATCGACGTCGCGGCTATCCGGCGCGCCGGGGTGCGGATCGGCGCCGACCCGCTCGGCGGTGCGTCCGTCGACTACTGGGCGCTGATCGGCGAGCACTACGGACTCGACCTGACCGTCGTGAACCCCGATGTCGACCCGACGTGGCGGTTCATGACGCTGGACTGGGACGAGAAGATCCGGATGGACCCGTCCTCGCCGTCGGCGATGGCCTCGCTCGTGGCGAAGCGGAACGACTATGACATCCTGACCGGCAACGACGCGGACTCCGACCGCCACGGCATCGTCACCCCCGACGCCGGGCTGATGAATCCCAACCACTACCTCGCCGTCGCGATCGACTACCTGTACTCGCACCGACCGAACTGGCCGACGGATGCCGCCGTCGGCAAGACCCTGGTCTCCTCGATGATCATCGACCGGGTCGCCGACTCGCTCGGCCGGAAGCTGCTGGAGGTCCCGGTCGGCTTCAAGTGGTTCGTGCCCGGGCTGCTCGACGGGTCCGTGGCGTTCGGCGGCGAGGAGTCGGCGGGGGCGTCGTTCCTGCGCACCGACGGCACGGTGTGGACGACCGACAAGGACGGCATCCTGCTGTGCCTGCTGGCCGCCGAGATCCTCGCCGTCACCGGCAAGACCCCCTCGCAGCGCTACGCGGAGCTGGAAGCGCAGTTCGGCTCGTCGGCATACCAGCGCGTGGACGCCCCGGCGACACCGGCGCAGAAGGCGCAGCTGGCCAAGCTCTCCCCCGACACGATCACCGCGACCGAGCTGGCCGGAGAGCCGATCACCGCCAAGCTCTCGCACGCTCCCGGCAACGGTGCGCCGATCGGCGGGCTGAAGGTCGTGACCGAGCACGCGTGGTTCGCGGCGCGGCCCTCCGGGACCGAGGACGTGTACAAGCTGTACGCCGAGTCCCTGCGCGGTGAGGCGCACCTGCGCGAGGTGCAGGAGGAGGCCCGCGCGGTCGTCGCGGCCGCTCTGGCCTGA